In the Parashewanella tropica genome, TTGTCAGTGAATGCAGCTTCGCTGATGTCGAGATCGCTATCCGTTGGCTTGATGACGGCTTCGATGTCTAAGCCGTATGCGTTAGCAAATTCAAAGTCACGTTGATCGTGTGCTGGAACTGACATTACCGCACCAGTACCGTAGTTCATCAATACAAAGTTGGCAGCCCAAATTGGCACTTGCTTGCCTGAAATTGGGTGAGTGGCGTAAAGACCTGTAAATACACCTTTCTTTTCGATAGTGGCGATATCAGCTTCTGAGCTTGAAGCGTTTTTGCACTCTTCGATAAAAGCAGCCAGCTCTGGATTATTCGCAGCCGCTTGCTCTGCCAGTGGGTGACCTGCTGCAATGGCAACATAAGTTACGCCCATTAAGGTATCTGGACGAGTCGTATAGATATCAAATGACTCTTCACTGTCTGTCACATTGAAGGTGATTTCTAACCCTTCACTACGACCAATCCAGTTGCGCTGCATGGCTTTAACTTGATCAGGCCAATCTGGAAGATCGTCTAAATCATTCAGCAGTTCTTCTGCGTATGCGGTGATTTTAATGAACCACTGTGGAATGTCTTTTTGCTCTACTGGAGTATCACAGCGCCAGCAGCAACCGTCTTGTACTTGCTCATTCGCTAGAACGGTTTGGTCATTCGGACACCAGTTTACTTGTGCGGTCTTTTTGTAAACTAAGCCTTTTTCGTAAAGCTTAGTGAAGAACCATTGTTCCCAGCGGTAATACTCTGGGGTACAAGTTGCTAGCTCACGGCTCCAGTCATAACCAAAGCCCAGCATTTTTAGCTGGTTTTTCATGTAATCAATATTTTCATACGTCCAAGGTGCTGGCGCGGTTTTGTTATTGATTGCGGCATTTTCAGCGGGAAGACCGAAAGAATCCCAACCAATCGGTTGGAGTACGTTTTTACCTTGAAGTTTCTGGTAACGAGCGATCACATCACCAATGGTGTAGTTACGCACGTGACCCATGTGCAGTCGACCTGATGGGTATGGGAACATAGATAAGCAATAGAATTTCTCTTTGCTTGGATCTTCGGTGACTTCAAAGGTTTTTTGTTCAGCCCAATGTTGCTGAACTTTCGATTCGATATCTGAGGGAGTATATTGCTCTTGCATCAATTTCTTCCGGCAATGCTGATTAATTTGATCTAACACTAGGTTAGCGTTAGGAAATAGGCATAGGATAAACTATATATACCCGTGATACCACAATATGTAGCGCTTATAGGGTATGACTTTGCTTGAACAATATTTTGATGAATTCCTCTAATTAAGGAGAGAAGACGATGACAGAAAAAAGCCAAGCATTATTGGATTTATACCAGCAACTCATTCAGCAGGTTAAACAAGAGTATGAAAACGATACTTCATTAACCGTAAATGACTTGATGCAATCAGTCGAACAAGGCGCAACTTTTTTGTCGATGAAGGACGATATTGATGAAACTGAGTTGGATCTGGTTAAGGCATTTTTGCATCGTGAAATCTCTGAGTTTGTTAAACATCAGCATGAGCAAGACATCAGTACGAGCCCAACATTTTTAATGCTAGAAAATAGCCTGTTTCATTGGCTGGGTGAGATAACGGATCGAAGCCAAGTTGAGTGGCATGAATTGTCAAAAGAGTTGAAGCAAGCAGGCACTTATAAAGCGGGTGAGATAGTAAGCCAAGGTCGCATGATATGTGAAGATTGCGGTCATGGAATGGATATCGAATTTCCATCGATCATCTCCAGTTGCCCGGAGTGTGATAGTACTGAGTTTATCAGACAGCCCTTAAATCCATAAGGGACAAGTTAAATAAGAGTTAACTTGCTTAATCTCTACTTTAAGTTTAAATCTTACCTCAATATAAGCATATATTGAGGTAAATATGGCTGGTTTGGTTGATAGGTGTGCTGATTTAACGTTGCAAGCTGGTACTGCATTAGATGAAAACATTCAAGAGCCTGAAAAACCGTCATTCACTGCCGATGAAACTCAATATCAACTTAACACTCAAGGCTCTGAGGTTGAAAATCATAACCAGCTGGTGAGTGATTATGTTTCGCTGGCCCCCGAGAACCATGCCGCTCCAGAGAATACCTCAATTTCAGATGCAAAATCAGAAGCACTTTTAGAAGCATTTTCTAAGAATAATGTTGATAAAGCGATTGAATTTATCAAAATGAATGGGGTTGACACTTTGTATCAAAAACAACCACTTTTAGTGTTAGCTTGTCGGCATCAGGCATCAAAAAAAATGATCAAAGCGATTGTTGATTGCGCACAACGTCAAGGTTCACCGATAAAAGAGACGGCTAATGAAACCTATGTCGAATTGTGCTCTCAATTACACTTTCCTACTCAATTAGAGGCAATCTTAAAGGCTGGGTTTTGCCCTAATACCTGTAAGTCAGATGTTAATACGCCATTAATAAGGGTGATGTTAAGCCGCCCTACTAATCGAGAGCAGCTTGTTACATTATTAGTGACGCATGGTGCTTCCGTTGATGTAATGGAAGAACTGACGGGCATCACTCCTTTAATGTTTGCAGCCCAATACCAAAACCCTGCTGTACTAAGGCTTATCTTGGAAAAAGGAGCTAATCCACTTGTGACAGATAATCAGGGTAATACTGCACTTCACTTTTCTCTGGCTAGTGGTTGTATAGATAATGCCGCAATATTAGTTAAAAATGGGGCTAAATTAGACACAAGAAATTTGCAGGGTAAGTCCGCTTTTCAGGTTATAGGGCAGAAGTTGGTTATAGGAAGCTATCATGAAAAAAGTAAAGGTTATATGGAAGCTTTTGGACAGCAATTGATTCCGCCGAGATTACATGCATTTGAAGATGTATCTTGTGAAATGTTGATCTTTGATGCCGCTCAAAAGAGAAACTGGGCTTTAGTGTTAAAGCTATGTATTGATAATTATGAGTTGCTGCAACCTGTGAATTTGGCTTCGGATGAAGTGAAAAAGTTAAATGGATTCTGGACGGTCACAGAGTTTCTCCCTTTAGCTGGCTTAACAAGCATTGATGAGCGACCTGATGCTTTATCACTATTTTCTTTGTATCGCTTATTGCACGAAAGTAAATTTGACATCATTGATGGTGCGTTGGAAGGCGATTATTCGCTGCTAAACACGCTTATAAAAGATGAAGCGATTAGATTAAAGCTCAATAGTGTCCCTGAGATACAATCATTTTTAGCTCAACGGTGTGAAAACTAAGACTCGGAATATACCGAGCCTTAATTTTTGATTTTTACGATTTAATAAACCCAAGCGGTTTGTCACTTGAAGTTACATTATAAAAATTACCCAAATTAGGGAAAAGTTTTGGTAGCGTGGCTTTTTCTGCGCCAAACCACATGGCGAGTTCTGCATAAACTTCATCGGTTGATGTCGTTGGGATCAGTACACCACCACCCACATCTAACTCGTTAGCATCACCTAGGTTGAGTGCAGGGTATTGTCCAAATACTTCACCACCTTTAACGGCATTACCCATTACTAAAGTATTACCACCCCAGCCGTGATCAGTACCATTACCATTTGAGGTTAATGAGCGACCAAAATCAGAGCCTGTAAAGGTAACCACTTCATCCGCGACTCCTAAGTCATCCAACGCTTGTTGGAAGCCAGAAAGCGCATCATCAACAATGCCTAGCATCTTGTTGTGGGTTTTGAGTAGCTCACTGTGATGATCCCAGCCGATGTAGCGCACAAAGAAGGTTTGTTGCTGACCAGCCATTCCCAGTGCCGCTCTTGCTTTAATGGTTTTCGCCACCATTTCAAGTTGTTGGGCTAGCTCAGAATCACCGCCTTTCCAATCTACAGTAATAGTTTTAGTAGCTTCCTCAAACTTCTCAAATTGAGCTTGAGAGTATTTCACACCATTGACGTAGGTTTTATCAAAGCTTGAACCTGAAGTTGATTCAAGCATGTCGTTGAATCCTTTTAATAGAACATCATTCAGATCTTTAAGTGCGGGGTTGGCATTATCTTTAACAGATAAACCGACACTACCAGATTTGGTGATGGCGTACTCACGGCTTTTCACACCATTTTGCATGATGTTACTGCCCGCGAGTGAGATATTCATTGATATATCATCATTGGCTTTATTTGGTTGAACCACATCAGCGATGCTTCCAAACCAACCTGAGTTTAAGCGCTCGCTAGGGCGAGAGGTTTGCCAATGCTTAAATTGATCAGAGTGTGACATTAGACCTAAAGGCAGAGGCTTAGAGTTGGCTCTGTATTCGGCTTTAGTCACTCTTTCTACCATAGGGCCAACGTTGGCGATAAATGATAGTTTTTTATCGTTAAACAACTTCTGAGTTTTTGGTAGTGCAGGGTGCAAACCGAATTGTTTACCCTGCTGATTACTTACGTCATTCAAGTTATGCAGTTTGCTTTTATCAATGCTTAATGCTCCACGCGTGGCTTGGTACTGTGCATAATCAGCAGCTGTACGTGGCACTAGCATATTGAAGCTGTCGTTACCGCCATCAAGCATAATGAATACAAGACTCTTAGCTTGTTTGGCTACTTTCAACGGTCCAGCCACAGGCGGATTTACAGGCGGGTTCACTGGTGGATTTACAGGAGGCGTTACAGGCGTACCTGCAGAGCTGCCTCCACCGCCACAGCCTGTGAGCATTGCAGTTGTCCCCACCATAAAGACTGTGGAGGTGTGTAAAAACTGACGTCTAGTATAATTTTTGTTCGACATGATTAAGCCTCCAGAATAGCAAAGTCAGGTGATACGGCGATCATAAATACCACTGTTTGAACAATCCAAAGGCTGTTTTTTGGATTACTTGTATCGTTTTGTTTATCGAGTGCATCGAGGATGTTTGCTTTTACTGAGCTTTGCTCTTTGCCAGTTAACACCAGAGAAACACGCTCAATAAGTTGTGACCACTTGTTTTTATCAGCAGCCAATGGAAGCTCGGCATCGAAATTGAGATTTAAACGGCTTTGTGCATTTCGTAGCAAAGTTTCAGTATCTAACTCCGGCACGATATGAGGTGGGGTTGCCACTTTAATTTCAGTACTGACAAGTGGAAGTGCTTCACCAAACAACCAACGATAAACCATGTTTACGTAACTGATAGAAGTGTGGGCGTTATAAAGTTCGAACTCAGGGGCAACTTTGTTTTCTTTTTCAACATCCCCGTGAGGAATAAAGTCAGGCTTGTAGAAGTTAAATACCGTAGGCGAAGAAAGAATATGATGATTTAAATCCTCTTTAATATCGCTACCGATCATCCATAAACGCTTTTGCTCATTACTAACATTAAATGCACGTAAAAGTTGAGTGACGCGCAATAATGGCGACTTTAACTTTTGAATGTTACCGACTGCTGAATCCCCAATAGTCACAGCATTGCTTAGTGGGTAAGTCAAAATGGTTTTTACCGCTGCTTTTAAATCACCCTTTGTG is a window encoding:
- a CDS encoding zinc ribbon-containing protein, whose product is MTEKSQALLDLYQQLIQQVKQEYENDTSLTVNDLMQSVEQGATFLSMKDDIDETELDLVKAFLHREISEFVKHQHEQDISTSPTFLMLENSLFHWLGEITDRSQVEWHELSKELKQAGTYKAGEIVSQGRMICEDCGHGMDIEFPSIISSCPECDSTEFIRQPLNP
- a CDS encoding ankyrin repeat domain-containing protein; protein product: MAGLVDRCADLTLQAGTALDENIQEPEKPSFTADETQYQLNTQGSEVENHNQLVSDYVSLAPENHAAPENTSISDAKSEALLEAFSKNNVDKAIEFIKMNGVDTLYQKQPLLVLACRHQASKKMIKAIVDCAQRQGSPIKETANETYVELCSQLHFPTQLEAILKAGFCPNTCKSDVNTPLIRVMLSRPTNREQLVTLLVTHGASVDVMEELTGITPLMFAAQYQNPAVLRLILEKGANPLVTDNQGNTALHFSLASGCIDNAAILVKNGAKLDTRNLQGKSAFQVIGQKLVIGSYHEKSKGYMEAFGQQLIPPRLHAFEDVSCEMLIFDAAQKRNWALVLKLCIDNYELLQPVNLASDEVKKLNGFWTVTEFLPLAGLTSIDERPDALSLFSLYRLLHESKFDIIDGALEGDYSLLNTLIKDEAIRLKLNSVPEIQSFLAQRCEN
- a CDS encoding DUF1501 domain-containing protein, yielding MSNKNYTRRQFLHTSTVFMVGTTAMLTGCGGGGSSAGTPVTPPVNPPVNPPVNPPVAGPLKVAKQAKSLVFIMLDGGNDSFNMLVPRTAADYAQYQATRGALSIDKSKLHNLNDVSNQQGKQFGLHPALPKTQKLFNDKKLSFIANVGPMVERVTKAEYRANSKPLPLGLMSHSDQFKHWQTSRPSERLNSGWFGSIADVVQPNKANDDISMNISLAGSNIMQNGVKSREYAITKSGSVGLSVKDNANPALKDLNDVLLKGFNDMLESTSGSSFDKTYVNGVKYSQAQFEKFEEATKTITVDWKGGDSELAQQLEMVAKTIKARAALGMAGQQQTFFVRYIGWDHHSELLKTHNKMLGIVDDALSGFQQALDDLGVADEVVTFTGSDFGRSLTSNGNGTDHGWGGNTLVMGNAVKGGEVFGQYPALNLGDANELDVGGGVLIPTTSTDEVYAELAMWFGAEKATLPKLFPNLGNFYNVTSSDKPLGFIKS